The DNA region TTGGCTTTATTACTGGAGGAGACAACTTTGATTACAGGAGATTTAGTCAGGGCACGCAAAGCAGGTAGTTTAACAATTTTACCAGATGATAAGCTGCTGAATCGAGAGGAGGCTGTTGCTTCTGTTCGCAGGTTAGCAGAACTGAGTCGGGTAGAAGCAGTGTTGGTGGGGGATGGTTGGCCTGTCTTCCGCGATGGACGCGATCGCTTAAAGGAGCTTGTAGCGACGCTGTAAATGGTAAGGTAGCACAACCAGCTGTGCTACCCTACAAGAGATTGTGGTTCAAATAGATAAAAAAGGCTATTAGGTTGAATTGTAATTTAAAACCTTTTCAGCAATCAAACCGGATTCCTAGATGTTAATTGATGTGACCACCTGGTATTTAGAAATGCTTGATCCAAGTCAGCTTCGTCCTACTTTTTCAAGCAATCCAAAACTTACGGTCATCCGTGCTGAGATTCCATGCCCTGAGTTAAATCGCTTTTTATACCAAAGCGTAGGTGGCGACTGGTATTGGATTAGCCGTTTAAACTGGAGCTACGAAAGCTGGTTAGAATATCTAAACCGTCCAGAACTCCACACCTGGGTAGCATATCTTTCAGGAACACCCGCAGGCTATGTTGAGCTAGAAGCACAACCAGGCGATAATGTTGAGATTGCCTACTTTGGTCTACTACGACAGTTTATCGGGCAGTCTATTGGTGGACATTTACTGAGTGTTGGTGTAGAAAAAGCTTGGGCAATGGGAGCAAAGCGAGTGTGGGTTCATACGTGTAGTTTGGATAGTAGTCATGCACTTGCTAATTACCAAGCAAGAGGTTTCCAACTCTACAAAGAGGAAATCTATCAGCAAGAACTACCAGAGAAACCGATTGGGCCTTGGACTGGTGCATCTGGTTGAAAGAGTTGTCTGTGCCGTTCGCTTTACAGGCAGGAATGTTGATATCTCCTGGCTAGAAGTGGGATAGTTAACGCTACAGTTGAGTGAAATATCACATAAGCTGAGATAGCCAATAATAGCGCCTGGATTTAATCTGTTTAATTATCAGGAGCAAAGCGCGATTCTCCTGTGGAAAGGCTGTGCGATCGCGTGCAGAATATTTACAGTATTGCCTAAAATTATGGATAATTCCCCAGTGGTCGCTCAAGCAGATGCATCCTTAGTAAATTACACTCAGGAAAGTAAACATCTAGTGGAGTCAACAGTTGGATTGAATTCACCACCAAAGGAAAAAATCGGAAGTGACTTTGACTCTCGCATGATGCTGCGGTGTTTGGAACTGGCTCGCCGCGCTTTAGGACGGACTTCGCCAAATCCGCTAGTGGGAGCGGTGGTTGTCAAGGATGGCGAGATTGTCGGCGAAGGGTTTCATCCTCGTGCAGGTGAGCCTCATGCAGAAGTGTTTGCCTTGAGAGCAGCAGGCGATCGCGCTCGTGGTGCAACAATCTATGTGTCACTAGAACCTTGCAATCACTACGGGCGTACTCCCCCGTGTTCAGAAGGATTGATCCAAGCAGGAGTGGCAAAAGTAGTGGTGGGTATGGTTGATCCCAATCCACTAGTAGCTGGAGGTGGTATTGCCCGTTTACGTGCGGCGGGGATCGAGGTGTTGGTAGGAGTAGAAGAATCAGCTTGTCATCAGCTAAATGAAGCTTTTGTGCATCGCATTCTCTACAAACGACCTTTAGGAATTTTAAAATATGCCATGACTTTAGATGGCAAAATTGCTACTACCTCTGGTCACAGCGCCTGGGTAACAAGCCAAGAAGCCCGCACTGAAGTACATCAGCTGCGGGCGGCTTGCGATGCAATAATTGTCGGCGGTAATACAGTTCGCCAAGATAATCCTTACTTAACCACCCGTCAGGTGGAAGCACATAATCCCCTGCGGGTGGTGATGAGTCGCCATCTCAACTTACCGGAAAATGCCCGTCTGTGGCAAACTGCGGATGCTCCAACTTTGGTGTTGACAGAGAAGGGTGCTAATCCCGACTTCCAAGAACTGTTGCTCAAGCAGGGAGTGGAGGTGGTGGAATTAACATCACTTACACCAGATAAGGCTATGGCGTACTTGTATGAGCGCGGTTTTTGTAGCGTCTTGTGGGAATGTGGTGGAACCTTAGCTGCTAGTGCGATCGCTCAAGGAGCAGTACAAAAAGTTTTAGCATTTATTGCCCCGAAAATCATTGGTGGTAGCATTGCTCCCACACCTGTGGGCGATTTAGGTTTTACTACCATGACTGAGGCTTTGTCATTAGAACGTGTTCGTTGGCGTGTAGTCGGCTCTGACTGCTTAGTGGAAGGTTATTTTCCCCAAAAAGCCAATAGTCAATAGTAATAACACTTGACTATCAATCAATTCATCGTGATTTTGCTATCATGAACACTGACGTTCATGGGCAATA from Nostoc commune NIES-4072 includes:
- a CDS encoding GNAT family N-acetyltransferase codes for the protein MLIDVTTWYLEMLDPSQLRPTFSSNPKLTVIRAEIPCPELNRFLYQSVGGDWYWISRLNWSYESWLEYLNRPELHTWVAYLSGTPAGYVELEAQPGDNVEIAYFGLLRQFIGQSIGGHLLSVGVEKAWAMGAKRVWVHTCSLDSSHALANYQARGFQLYKEEIYQQELPEKPIGPWTGASG
- the ribD gene encoding bifunctional diaminohydroxyphosphoribosylaminopyrimidine deaminase/5-amino-6-(5-phosphoribosylamino)uracil reductase RibD, with protein sequence MDNSPVVAQADASLVNYTQESKHLVESTVGLNSPPKEKIGSDFDSRMMLRCLELARRALGRTSPNPLVGAVVVKDGEIVGEGFHPRAGEPHAEVFALRAAGDRARGATIYVSLEPCNHYGRTPPCSEGLIQAGVAKVVVGMVDPNPLVAGGGIARLRAAGIEVLVGVEESACHQLNEAFVHRILYKRPLGILKYAMTLDGKIATTSGHSAWVTSQEARTEVHQLRAACDAIIVGGNTVRQDNPYLTTRQVEAHNPLRVVMSRHLNLPENARLWQTADAPTLVLTEKGANPDFQELLLKQGVEVVELTSLTPDKAMAYLYERGFCSVLWECGGTLAASAIAQGAVQKVLAFIAPKIIGGSIAPTPVGDLGFTTMTEALSLERVRWRVVGSDCLVEGYFPQKANSQ